One Nocardia iowensis DNA window includes the following coding sequences:
- a CDS encoding glycosyltransferase family 87 protein, with translation MPTGLVDSDLIARRVTRRVALVAVVVLLCGLTLALAYANKARCAGAPFAADGRSTVFDVAKDSDVCYSDIQFLWLGRDIDQHVFPYVHGGITDNGMLVGGAVEYPVLSGTLMWLGALGADNDAEFLRHSALLLAPFALLTAWMLARLAGRAALLWAAGPPLVLYAFHNWELPVVCTAVAAVYVVATLTRYSLRTRGMLAAVLLGLGFCLKLYPGIFVLPLLAYVLTGGVERDRDEPGFDVRGALLTAAAAIGTVFAVNLPFAVAGYEGWRASITFQQLRQADITTNSIWYWGLRPLFGPDTASEALFQQVVSVASPTLVLAAFTLAMWLGWKRYIATGVFPWVGVSGAMLCAFLLFHKVHSPQYTLWLVPFLVLLEVPWAMIGAYLLADAAIGIGVFRYFYSLGSGKPVETMEKIVQFGVWGRAVLLVALFFVFLRALPRGFRRVPPPVPRFAPGELIPVG, from the coding sequence ATGCCGACCGGACTCGTCGACAGCGACCTGATCGCGCGCCGCGTGACTCGTCGCGTGGCGCTGGTGGCGGTGGTGGTGCTGCTGTGCGGGCTCACCCTCGCGCTGGCGTACGCGAACAAGGCGCGTTGCGCGGGTGCGCCGTTCGCGGCGGACGGCCGCAGTACGGTATTCGATGTCGCCAAGGATTCGGATGTCTGTTACTCCGATATCCAGTTCCTCTGGCTCGGTCGCGACATCGACCAGCATGTCTTCCCCTACGTCCATGGCGGTATCACCGACAACGGGATGCTGGTCGGCGGTGCGGTCGAATATCCGGTGCTCAGCGGCACGCTGATGTGGCTCGGTGCGCTCGGCGCGGACAACGACGCCGAGTTCCTGCGGCACTCCGCGCTGCTGCTCGCGCCGTTCGCGTTGCTGACCGCCTGGATGCTGGCCCGGCTCGCCGGGCGCGCGGCGCTGCTGTGGGCGGCGGGACCGCCGCTGGTGCTCTACGCCTTCCACAACTGGGAACTTCCCGTGGTGTGCACGGCGGTCGCCGCGGTGTACGTGGTCGCCACCTTGACCCGATATTCCTTGCGCACCAGGGGAATGCTGGCCGCGGTGCTGCTCGGTCTCGGGTTCTGTCTGAAGCTGTATCCGGGAATCTTTGTGCTGCCGCTGCTGGCGTACGTGCTCACCGGTGGCGTCGAGCGCGACCGCGACGAACCGGGTTTCGACGTGCGCGGCGCGCTGCTGACGGCGGCCGCGGCTATCGGCACGGTGTTCGCGGTGAACCTGCCGTTCGCGGTGGCCGGTTACGAGGGCTGGCGCGCGTCGATCACTTTTCAACAGTTGCGCCAGGCCGATATCACCACGAATTCCATTTGGTACTGGGGGCTTCGACCGCTCTTCGGGCCGGATACCGCGAGTGAGGCGTTGTTCCAGCAGGTCGTTTCGGTCGCCTCGCCGACGCTGGTGCTCGCTGCGTTCACCCTGGCCATGTGGCTCGGCTGGAAGCGGTATATCGCCACGGGCGTGTTCCCATGGGTCGGTGTGAGCGGTGCGATGCTGTGCGCGTTCCTGCTGTTCCACAAGGTGCATTCGCCGCAGTACACGCTGTGGCTGGTGCCGTTCCTGGTGCTGCTCGAAGTGCCGTGGGCGATGATCGGGGCCTACCTGCTCGCCGACGCGGCCATCGGCATCGGCGTGTTCCGGTACTTCTATTCGCTCGGCTCCGGCAAGCCGGTGGAGACGATGGAGAAGATCGTTCAGTTCGGCGTGTGGGGCCGGGCCGTGCTGCTGGTCGCGCTGTTCTTCGTGTTCCTGCGCGCACTCCCGCGCGGCTTTCGGCGCGTTCCGCCGCCGGTGCCGCGATTCGCTCCGGGGGAGTTGATCCCGGTCGGCTAG
- the rpsF gene encoding 30S ribosomal protein S6: MRHYEVMVILDPSLDERTVGPSLETMLNVVRTDGGKVDKVDIWGRRRLAYEIAKQAEGIYAVVDLTAEPATVSELDRQLGLNESVLRTKVLRHDK; the protein is encoded by the coding sequence GTGCGTCATTACGAAGTGATGGTTATTCTCGATCCAAGTCTGGATGAGCGCACCGTTGGTCCGTCGTTGGAGACCATGCTCAACGTGGTTCGTACCGATGGCGGCAAGGTCGACAAGGTCGATATCTGGGGCCGCCGCAGGCTTGCCTACGAGATCGCCAAGCAGGCCGAGGGCATCTACGCGGTGGTCGATCTGACCGCGGAGCCCGCGACCGTGAGCGAACTCGACCGCCAGCTCGGCCTGAACGAGTCGGTGCTGCGCACCAAGGTTCTGCGCCACGACAAGTAG
- a CDS encoding single-stranded DNA-binding protein, whose amino-acid sequence MAGDTVITVIGNLTADPELRFTPAGAAVANFTVASTPRVFDRNSNEWKDGEALFLRCNIWREAAENVAESLTRGSRVIVSGRLKQRSYETREGEKRTVVELEVDEVGPSLRYATAKVNKTSRGGGGGGGFGSGGSGGSGGGSNFAPAGSGGGGGRSGGAEDDPWGSAPAAGSFGGGRMDDEPPF is encoded by the coding sequence ATGGCAGGCGACACGGTCATCACCGTCATCGGAAACTTGACGGCCGACCCCGAGCTTCGATTCACGCCCGCGGGAGCGGCGGTGGCTAATTTCACCGTCGCATCGACTCCCCGTGTGTTCGATCGCAATTCGAACGAATGGAAAGACGGCGAAGCGCTGTTCCTGCGCTGCAATATCTGGCGCGAAGCTGCGGAAAATGTCGCCGAAAGCCTGACCCGGGGTTCCCGAGTCATCGTGAGCGGACGACTCAAGCAGCGCTCCTACGAAACCCGCGAGGGTGAGAAGCGCACGGTCGTCGAGCTCGAGGTCGATGAGGTCGGTCCCTCGCTGCGCTACGCCACCGCGAAGGTCAACAAGACCAGTCGTGGCGGCGGAGGCGGCGGCGGCTTCGGGTCCGGCGGCAGTGGTGGCTCCGGCGGAGGCAGCAACTTTGCCCCGGCCGGCTCCGGTGGTGGCGGTGGGCGTTCCGGCGGTGCCGAGGACGACCCTTGGGGCAGTGCGCCCGCGGCAGGCTCCTTCGGGGGCGGCCGCATGGATGACGAACCGCCGTTCTGA
- the rpsR gene encoding 30S ribosomal protein S18: MPKAPAREKVLKKKACAFCKEAKSGIVNIDYKDTALLRKYVSDRGKIRARRVTGNCVQHQRDIAVAVKNSREVALLPYVSTAR; the protein is encoded by the coding sequence ATGCCTAAAGCGCCAGCGCGCGAAAAGGTGCTCAAGAAGAAGGCTTGCGCGTTCTGCAAAGAAGCCAAGTCCGGAATCGTCAACATCGACTACAAGGACACGGCGCTGCTGCGTAAGTACGTCAGCGATCGCGGCAAGATCCGCGCCCGCCGGGTCACCGGTAACTGCGTGCAGCACCAGCGTGATATCGCGGTTGCCGTGAAGAACTCGCGTGAGGTGGCCCTGCTTCCTTACGTGTCGACGGCTCGCTGA
- the rplI gene encoding 50S ribosomal protein L9 yields the protein MKLILTADVDNLGAPGDTVEVKDGYGRNFLLPRGLAIVASRGAEKQVAGIRRAQDARKVRDLDHANELKQAIEGLESVSLSVKTAGTGKLFGSVTQADVAAAIKSAGGPVVDKRSIELPKSHIKSTGKHNVVVHLHPDVVAKFDLTVAAS from the coding sequence ATGAAGTTGATTCTGACTGCTGACGTGGACAACCTCGGTGCGCCCGGCGACACCGTCGAGGTCAAGGACGGCTACGGCCGCAATTTCCTGCTGCCGCGCGGCCTGGCGATCGTTGCCAGCCGTGGTGCCGAAAAGCAGGTCGCGGGCATCCGCCGGGCGCAGGACGCCCGTAAGGTGCGCGACCTCGATCACGCCAACGAGCTGAAGCAGGCCATCGAGGGCCTGGAGTCGGTCTCGCTGTCGGTGAAGACGGCGGGCACCGGCAAGCTGTTCGGCTCGGTGACCCAGGCGGACGTCGCCGCGGCCATCAAGTCGGCCGGCGGGCCCGTGGTCGACAAGCGCAGCATCGAGCTGCCGAAGTCGCACATCAAGTCGACCGGCAAGCACAACGTCGTGGTGCACCTGCACCCGGACGTGGTGGCCAAGTTCGACCTGACGGTCGCTGCCAGCTGA
- the dnaB gene encoding replicative DNA helicase — protein sequence MAVVDDRGHTEPPGEDFGRQPPHDMAAEQSVLGGMLLSKDAIADVIEVMRPGDFYRPAHQLIYDTILDLYGRGEPADPVTVSAGLDRRGELKRIGGPPYLVTLTQTVPTAANASFYAEIVAEKAILRRLVEAGTRIVQYGYAGADGQDIAEVVDRAQAEVYEVTERRTTEDFLPLEELLQPTMDEIDSIASRGGISLGVPTGFTELDEITNGLHPGQMIIVAARPGVGKSTLGMDFMRSCSIKHGLPSVIFSLEMSRTEIVMRLLSAEAKIKLGDMRSGRMSDDDWTKLARRMSEISEAPLFVDDSPNLTMMEIRAKARRLKQRHDLKLVVVDYLQLMTSGKKVESRQQEVSDFSRNLKLLAKELEVPVVAISQLNRGPEQRTDKRPMVSDLRESGSLEQDADMVILLHRPDAFERDDPRGGEADLILGKHRNGPTATITVAHQLHLSRFVDMARG from the coding sequence ATGGCAGTCGTCGATGACCGCGGACACACCGAACCGCCCGGTGAGGACTTCGGCCGCCAGCCGCCGCACGACATGGCGGCCGAGCAGTCCGTACTCGGCGGCATGCTGCTGAGCAAGGACGCGATCGCCGACGTCATCGAGGTGATGCGACCCGGCGATTTCTACCGCCCCGCACACCAACTCATCTACGACACCATCCTCGACCTCTACGGTCGCGGCGAACCCGCGGACCCGGTGACCGTCTCGGCAGGCCTCGACCGCCGCGGCGAACTCAAGCGCATCGGCGGACCGCCCTACCTGGTCACGCTCACCCAGACCGTCCCCACCGCCGCCAACGCCAGCTTCTACGCCGAGATCGTCGCCGAGAAGGCGATCCTGCGCCGCCTCGTCGAAGCAGGCACCCGCATCGTCCAGTACGGCTACGCGGGCGCCGACGGCCAGGACATCGCCGAGGTCGTCGACCGCGCCCAAGCCGAGGTCTACGAGGTCACCGAACGCCGCACCACCGAAGACTTCCTCCCGCTCGAAGAACTCCTCCAGCCCACGATGGACGAAATCGACTCCATCGCCAGCCGCGGCGGCATCTCCCTCGGCGTCCCCACCGGCTTCACCGAACTGGACGAAATAACCAACGGCCTACACCCCGGCCAAATGATCATCGTCGCGGCCCGCCCTGGTGTCGGTAAATCCACGCTGGGAATGGATTTCATGCGGAGCTGCTCGATCAAACATGGCTTGCCGAGTGTCATCTTTTCGCTGGAGATGAGTCGCACGGAAATTGTGATGCGTCTTTTGTCTGCCGAGGCGAAGATCAAGCTCGGGGATATGCGATCGGGGCGGATGAGTGACGACGACTGGACGAAACTGGCCCGCCGCATGAGCGAGATCAGTGAGGCGCCGCTGTTCGTGGACGATTCGCCGAACTTGACGATGATGGAGATTCGGGCCAAAGCGCGCCGGCTCAAACAGCGCCATGATCTGAAACTCGTTGTCGTGGACTACCTCCAGCTGATGACCTCCGGTAAAAAAGTCGAATCTCGGCAGCAGGAAGTCTCGGACTTCTCGCGAAATCTGAAACTGCTCGCCAAGGAGCTCGAAGTTCCGGTGGTCGCGATCAGTCAGCTGAACCGTGGTCCCGAACAACGAACCGACAAGCGCCCCATGGTCTCCGACCTTCGCGAGTCCGGTTCGCTCGAGCAGGACGCGGACATGGTCATCCTGCTGCACCGCCCCGACGCTTTCGAACGAGACGACCCCCGCGGCGGCGAAGCCGACCTCATCCTCGGCAAACACCGTAACGGCCCTACCGCCACCATCACCGTCGCGCACCAGCTGCATTTGAGCCGGTTCGTGGATATGGCCCGCGGCTAG
- a CDS encoding DUF6461 domain-containing protein codes for MATTDPLAPFQWLNASESQAGPLGVIFSVAFFRNLDPSEVVRRFSNGDDSGQESDFEELKDKAGGGDGGGHVGVFRAGAWSVAIAPYGWWMTDHKMLAELSRDCEVLAITRHDYAVHSLEYAIGGTIVTGHRLWYPHIRWGSDPDRLNDYMRELGMELDMTDDDYIYDADEDEPESNSDAWDINLSTGVPRAFALAAKVTGVSFTADMLDQPLLIGPIAHRR; via the coding sequence ATGGCGACAACCGATCCCCTGGCCCCATTTCAGTGGCTCAACGCATCCGAGAGCCAAGCGGGCCCACTGGGCGTGATCTTCAGCGTCGCCTTTTTCCGAAACCTGGACCCGTCGGAGGTGGTGCGCCGCTTCAGCAACGGTGACGACTCCGGCCAGGAGTCGGACTTCGAAGAGCTCAAGGACAAGGCTGGCGGCGGAGACGGCGGCGGTCACGTGGGCGTGTTTCGGGCCGGTGCATGGAGCGTGGCCATCGCACCGTACGGGTGGTGGATGACCGACCACAAGATGCTGGCGGAACTATCGCGAGACTGTGAGGTCCTGGCGATCACTCGACACGACTACGCCGTGCACAGCCTCGAGTACGCGATCGGCGGGACGATCGTGACCGGCCACCGACTGTGGTATCCACATATCCGTTGGGGTAGCGACCCCGACCGGCTCAACGACTACATGCGCGAGCTGGGCATGGAGCTGGACATGACCGACGATGACTATATTTATGACGCCGATGAAGATGAACCCGAGAGCAATTCGGACGCCTGGGACATCAACCTCAGCACCGGCGTGCCGAGAGCCTTCGCCCTGGCGGCGAAGGTCACTGGAGTGTCGTTCACGGCAGACATGCTGGACCAGCCCCTACTCATCGGACCTATCGCCCACCGCCGGTAG
- a CDS encoding DUF1062 domain-containing protein encodes MLENWVVVPTCLPTIRRRCHACASERFRASGKFRVNANHKLIDAWLLALCTGCGETAKLTVLERMNVRSVRPELLDRLHDNNPDLTAELLQDPVVQRRNRIALDWDNAWRLDTGGSDQLADEAIDVSVRFAARIPVRPVRLIAEGFGFSRAEVERLLTDGNLVSAVRLSGKLSGDFTFTLKR; translated from the coding sequence GTGCTCGAAAACTGGGTGGTTGTGCCCACCTGCCTACCTACTATTCGCCGTCGTTGCCACGCGTGCGCGTCAGAGCGCTTCCGGGCAAGCGGCAAATTTCGCGTCAACGCGAACCACAAGCTCATCGACGCCTGGCTCCTCGCGCTCTGTACCGGCTGCGGGGAGACCGCCAAGCTCACTGTCCTGGAGCGGATGAATGTGCGCTCCGTACGACCTGAGCTGCTGGACCGGCTGCACGACAACAACCCTGACCTGACAGCTGAGCTCCTCCAGGACCCGGTCGTGCAGCGTCGCAATCGCATCGCCCTCGACTGGGACAACGCTTGGCGTCTCGACACCGGCGGATCGGATCAACTGGCGGACGAGGCAATCGACGTCTCGGTCCGCTTTGCTGCCCGGATCCCCGTCCGACCGGTGCGACTGATCGCTGAAGGTTTCGGCTTTTCCCGAGCCGAAGTCGAACGACTACTCACCGACGGAAATCTCGTTTCGGCAGTCCGGCTGAGCGGCAAGCTCTCCGGCGACTTCACCTTCACCCTCAAACGCTGA
- a CDS encoding DUF3558 domain-containing protein: MLVACAGSSTDQGASTGVSTMASPVTSARPTASVQVAVPPPPLQTGAKPVRFDPCVSVGDDLVTRTGFDPATRERYTAESVSSVLTEIGCQFWRETLVDGEKYPTGLVSVTSSDLTLDDIRKNPGHSIFNSDPIGGRDTVLYRTPQSDNACSAAIKSSDGTFRVGLLVHPGPVAVPSACDQIRQVAETFSESLGTN, encoded by the coding sequence ATGCTGGTCGCCTGTGCTGGTAGTTCCACCGACCAGGGTGCGAGCACGGGGGTTTCGACGATGGCCTCGCCCGTGACGTCTGCCCGACCGACCGCCTCCGTGCAGGTGGCCGTCCCGCCGCCGCCGTTGCAGACCGGCGCCAAACCGGTTCGGTTCGATCCGTGTGTGAGTGTGGGCGACGACCTGGTGACCCGGACCGGATTCGATCCGGCGACTCGCGAAAGATACACAGCCGAAAGCGTTTCCAGTGTTCTCACGGAAATCGGCTGCCAATTCTGGCGTGAGACACTCGTCGATGGCGAGAAGTACCCCACCGGCTTGGTGTCGGTGACCTCGAGCGACTTGACTCTTGACGATATCCGAAAGAACCCGGGCCACAGCATCTTCAACTCCGACCCGATCGGCGGGCGCGACACTGTGCTGTACCGGACTCCGCAGAGCGACAACGCTTGCTCGGCGGCGATCAAATCATCCGACGGGACTTTCAGGGTTGGCCTGCTTGTGCACCCAGGTCCGGTTGCCGTGCCGTCGGCCTGTGACCAGATCCGCCAGGTCGCCGAAACTTTCAGCGAATCACTCGGCACCAACTAG
- a CDS encoding RidA family protein: MAVQLLTPEGMFTPVPYHHVSISTGTRQVHVAGQIARDAAGNPVATGDLTGQVAQALRNTALGLAGAGATFADVIRLRFFVTHWTPNKYHDFIAGIERVTDELGLPQPLPPLSAIGVDYLFEPDVLVEVEAYAVLD, encoded by the coding sequence ATGGCAGTGCAGCTGCTGACCCCCGAAGGCATGTTCACTCCCGTTCCGTACCACCACGTTTCGATCAGCACAGGCACTCGCCAGGTGCATGTCGCCGGTCAGATCGCGCGCGACGCCGCAGGCAATCCGGTCGCGACCGGTGACCTGACCGGTCAGGTCGCCCAGGCGCTGCGCAACACCGCACTCGGCTTGGCCGGGGCCGGTGCAACCTTCGCCGACGTCATACGTCTCCGCTTCTTCGTCACCCACTGGACCCCGAACAAATACCACGACTTCATCGCCGGAATCGAACGCGTCACAGACGAACTCGGCCTACCACAGCCATTGCCACCCCTCTCGGCAATCGGCGTCGACTACCTATTCGAACCCGACGTCCTCGTCGAAGTCGAGGCATACGCCGTCCTCGACTGA
- a CDS encoding winged helix-turn-helix transcriptional regulator — MPETAPARSDTPQLTEQHRELLDQVLDKWSLQVLDALCESPLRFNELRRTIPVVTQKSLTAALRRLERNGMVERIVTSTRPVAVEYRISPLGKTLQDLIDALLHWSTSTLPEVEQARARFDDLADADETPSPNRLRL, encoded by the coding sequence ATGCCGGAAACCGCGCCAGCACGTTCGGACACCCCGCAGCTCACCGAGCAGCACCGCGAGTTGCTCGACCAGGTGCTCGACAAGTGGTCGCTCCAAGTCCTCGACGCGCTGTGCGAGAGTCCGTTGCGCTTCAACGAACTCCGTCGAACGATCCCGGTCGTGACGCAGAAGTCGCTCACGGCGGCACTTCGGCGACTGGAGCGCAACGGGATGGTCGAACGCATCGTCACGAGTACGCGGCCTGTCGCCGTCGAGTACCGCATCTCGCCGCTCGGAAAGACGTTGCAAGACCTCATCGACGCGCTCCTGCACTGGTCCACCAGCACATTGCCCGAGGTCGAGCAGGCAAGGGCGCGCTTCGACGACTTGGCCGACGCCGACGAAACGCCATCGCCGAACCGTCTGCGTCTCTGA
- a CDS encoding family 1 glycosylhydrolase, with protein MRFRFRRYALAVLAAASSMLLCTQSAAAMPIRPVAATPPVDPGFLWGVATSGFQSEGHAPDSNWTRYIPSHPDYDALHDSVDFYDRYASDIDLAADLGVRVFRIGIEWARVQPAPGVWDEDAFRFYDAVIANIVRAGMRPMITLDHWVYPGWAVDRGGWRNPGMVEDWLSNMRTVVDRYAAHNPLWVAVNEPAAYISHEVRRGAADAGEMMERIAQAHNAIYDHIHHVQPGAQVTSNVGYVAGSEAEVNGAFLDRVAHRLDYVGIDYYFGYDPAQSLLGSITRATGSAIPNLPGTNIWELPLRTEGIYYALQHYSRRFPGKPLYIVENGMPTENGRPRPDGYSRSDHLRDTVYWIQRAKADGMNVIGYNYWSLTDNYEWGSYTPRFGLYTVDVRTDPALVRRPTDAVGTYTQLVGAGGVPADYRPTRSPAICFLVDPPASCLNPVAVP; from the coding sequence ATGCGATTCCGGTTTCGTAGGTATGCCCTCGCCGTACTCGCCGCCGCATCGAGCATGCTGCTATGTACGCAATCCGCGGCGGCCATGCCGATCCGGCCGGTCGCTGCCACACCGCCGGTGGACCCGGGTTTTCTCTGGGGTGTCGCGACCTCCGGATTCCAGTCCGAAGGTCATGCGCCCGACAGCAATTGGACGCGGTACATCCCGTCGCATCCCGACTACGACGCATTGCACGATTCCGTCGACTTCTATGACCGCTATGCGTCGGACATCGATTTGGCGGCCGACCTCGGCGTGCGAGTATTCCGGATCGGGATCGAGTGGGCCAGAGTGCAACCTGCGCCGGGGGTTTGGGACGAGGACGCGTTCCGTTTCTACGATGCCGTCATCGCGAATATCGTGCGCGCCGGGATGCGACCGATGATCACCCTCGACCACTGGGTGTACCCGGGCTGGGCGGTCGACCGCGGCGGCTGGCGCAATCCGGGCATGGTCGAGGACTGGCTGTCCAACATGCGTACGGTGGTCGATCGCTATGCCGCCCACAACCCGCTGTGGGTCGCGGTGAACGAGCCCGCCGCCTATATCTCGCACGAGGTCCGCCGGGGCGCCGCCGATGCCGGCGAGATGATGGAGCGGATCGCGCAGGCGCACAACGCCATCTACGACCACATCCACCACGTCCAGCCCGGTGCGCAGGTGACCAGCAACGTCGGCTACGTCGCCGGTTCGGAGGCCGAGGTCAACGGGGCGTTCCTCGATCGCGTGGCGCACCGGCTCGACTACGTCGGCATCGACTACTACTTCGGCTACGATCCGGCGCAGTCGCTGCTCGGGTCCATCACCCGAGCCACCGGATCCGCTATACCGAACCTGCCGGGTACGAACATCTGGGAGTTGCCCCTGCGTACCGAGGGCATCTACTACGCGCTGCAACACTATTCGCGCCGTTTCCCGGGCAAGCCGCTGTACATCGTGGAGAACGGCATGCCCACCGAAAACGGACGGCCCCGGCCGGACGGCTACTCGCGCAGCGATCATCTGCGCGACACCGTCTACTGGATCCAGCGCGCGAAGGCCGATGGCATGAACGTCATCGGCTACAACTACTGGAGCCTCACGGACAACTACGAATGGGGCAGTTACACACCGCGTTTCGGCCTCTACACCGTCGACGTGCGCACCGACCCAGCCCTCGTTCGCCGACCTACCGATGCGGTCGGCACCTACACGCAGCTCGTTGGTGCGGGCGGTGTTCCGGCCGACTACCGCCCCACCCGTAGCCCGGCCATCTGCTTCCTGGTCGATCCACCGGCCAGTTGCTTGAACCCGGTCGCGGTCCCGTAA
- a CDS encoding RNA polymerase sigma factor: MDEALLRTLTPTVIGILVRRGADFAAAEDAVQEALVEAVRAWPDDPPRDPKGWLVAVAWRKFLDAARAETSRRQREERVEVEPMPGPVAAVDDTLQLYFLCAHPSLTPASAVALTLRAVGGLTTRQIAQAYLVPEATMAQRISRAKRTVANVRFNQPGDVATVLRVLYLVFNEGYSGDVDLAAEAIRLTRQLAAKTHHEEVAGLLALMLLHHARRPARTGPDGSLVPLAEQDRSRWNTRLIAEGVDILQAALTRDRLGEFQAQAAIAALHADARTTEETDWVQIVEWYDELVCRTDNPVARLNRAVAVGEADGPRAGLAALAELDPTLPRYAAVAAYLHERDGDPVTAARLYAEAARSAHSLPERDHLTRQAARLNAQLRS, encoded by the coding sequence GTGGATGAGGCCCTGCTGCGGACCCTCACCCCCACTGTGATCGGGATCCTCGTCCGCCGCGGAGCAGACTTCGCGGCGGCCGAGGATGCCGTGCAGGAGGCGCTGGTCGAAGCGGTGCGCGCCTGGCCGGATGATCCGCCGCGGGACCCCAAGGGCTGGTTGGTAGCGGTGGCCTGGCGCAAGTTCCTCGACGCCGCCCGCGCCGAAACCTCCCGGCGGCAGCGCGAGGAACGCGTCGAGGTCGAGCCCATGCCCGGCCCGGTTGCGGCGGTGGACGACACACTCCAGCTGTACTTCCTGTGCGCGCACCCGTCCCTGACACCGGCCTCGGCCGTCGCGCTCACGCTGCGCGCGGTCGGCGGTCTGACCACCCGGCAGATCGCGCAGGCCTACCTCGTCCCAGAGGCAACCATGGCGCAGCGGATCAGCCGGGCCAAGCGGACCGTCGCGAACGTCCGGTTCAACCAGCCCGGTGACGTCGCCACCGTGCTGCGCGTGCTCTACCTGGTCTTCAACGAGGGCTACTCCGGCGACGTCGACCTCGCCGCCGAGGCGATCCGGCTCACCCGCCAACTAGCGGCGAAGACCCATCATGAGGAGGTGGCGGGCCTGCTCGCGCTCATGCTGCTGCACCACGCGCGGCGTCCGGCACGGACCGGCCCCGACGGCAGCCTCGTCCCGCTCGCCGAGCAGGACCGCAGTCGGTGGAACACTCGACTGATCGCCGAGGGCGTCGACATACTCCAGGCCGCCCTCACTCGCGACCGATTGGGCGAGTTCCAGGCCCAAGCCGCTATCGCCGCGTTGCACGCCGACGCCCGCACGACCGAGGAGACCGACTGGGTGCAGATCGTCGAGTGGTACGACGAACTGGTGTGCCGCACCGACAACCCGGTGGCCCGTCTCAACCGCGCCGTCGCGGTCGGCGAGGCCGACGGGCCGCGGGCCGGTCTGGCCGCCCTGGCGGAACTCGACCCCACCCTGCCCCGCTACGCCGCCGTCGCGGCATACCTGCACGAACGCGACGGTGACCCGGTGACCGCGGCGCGGCTATACGCCGAAGCCGCCCGATCGGCGCACAGCCTCCCCGAACGCGACCATCTCACGCGACAGGCCGCACGGCTGAACGCGCAGCTGCGCAGTTGA
- a CDS encoding YciI family protein, with protein MAKYLLLKHYRGAPASVNDVPMDQWTPEEVSAHVQYMNDFAARLESTGEFVDSQALSSEGTFVRYDGEGRPPVTDGPFAETKDLIAGWMVIDVDSYERAVELAGELSAAPGAGGKPIHEWLELRPFYAPSPTVTE; from the coding sequence ATGGCCAAGTACCTGTTGCTCAAGCACTACCGGGGCGCGCCCGCATCGGTCAACGACGTGCCGATGGATCAGTGGACGCCGGAGGAGGTTTCGGCCCACGTGCAGTACATGAACGACTTCGCCGCTCGGCTGGAGAGCACCGGCGAGTTCGTCGACAGTCAGGCGCTGTCTTCGGAGGGCACGTTCGTCCGCTACGACGGCGAAGGGCGCCCGCCGGTCACCGACGGCCCGTTCGCGGAGACCAAGGACCTGATCGCGGGCTGGATGGTGATCGATGTCGACAGCTACGAGCGGGCGGTCGAGCTGGCGGGCGAGTTGTCCGCAGCCCCCGGCGCGGGTGGGAAGCCGATCCACGAGTGGCTCGAACTGCGTCCGTTCTACGCCCCGTCGCCGACCGTTACGGAGTGA
- a CDS encoding DUF1330 domain-containing protein, whose product MPAYVIAHLQDAAPHPEIVEYIERLPGTFEPYGGRYLVHATPHEVKEGSWPGAVVLLGFPGIDEARAWWDSPAYQEIAPLRSRHIEGDIILVEGVPEGYAPTAAIKALRDSLSAE is encoded by the coding sequence ATGCCCGCCTACGTCATCGCTCATCTACAGGACGCTGCCCCGCACCCGGAGATCGTCGAGTACATCGAGCGCCTGCCCGGTACTTTCGAGCCGTACGGCGGCCGCTACCTCGTGCACGCGACGCCGCACGAGGTGAAGGAGGGCAGTTGGCCCGGAGCCGTTGTGCTGCTCGGCTTTCCCGGGATCGACGAGGCTCGGGCCTGGTGGGATTCACCGGCGTACCAGGAGATCGCGCCGCTGCGCTCGCGACACATCGAAGGTGACATCATCCTGGTAGAAGGCGTGCCCGAGGGCTATGCGCCGACTGCCGCGATAAAAGCCTTGCGGGACAGCCTGTCTGCCGAGTAG